A window from Micromonospora profundi encodes these proteins:
- a CDS encoding alpha/beta hydrolase, with amino-acid sequence MHTPHRRMLSVVAGLALAVSLSIVPAPRAAEAAAPPTYRPVIFVHGSAGSATQFQSQAKRLASNGYPIDIIEAHEYDSPNIATILPQVYAGLDARISRLLTASGADKVDLIAHSLGTFVTQGYLASSPARAARVAHYVNLDGRTAASPPGGVPTLAIWGEGDPARTVVGAANVHFPDQSHTQTVSSTESFGEIFRFLRGREPHTTRIVPQILGTARVSGRAVLFPSNIGVTGATVEVYPVSYLTGGRLSSRPTHRVPLTGDGSFGPFPVLATARYELAIVRSGAPTHHFYFQPFLRSDSFVRLATSVPGEGLGALVDTSDRHTALTIQRQKEWWGDQGDAGDKLWINGRDVLNPANTPRLKRTIALFAFDDDSDGVTDLTAPLPEFFSQTFITGMDVFIPATPANLGVVRVTVGQRGGGYDVINVPNWKSSAHRVTINVDDF; translated from the coding sequence ATGCACACACCCCACCGGAGAATGCTCTCCGTGGTGGCCGGGCTCGCGCTCGCTGTCAGCCTGTCCATCGTCCCCGCCCCGCGTGCCGCCGAAGCCGCCGCCCCACCGACGTACCGGCCGGTGATCTTCGTGCACGGTAGCGCCGGATCGGCCACGCAGTTCCAGTCCCAGGCCAAACGCCTCGCCAGCAACGGCTACCCCATCGACATCATCGAGGCCCACGAGTACGACTCGCCCAACATCGCGACGATCCTGCCCCAGGTGTACGCGGGACTGGACGCACGGATCTCCCGTCTCCTGACCGCGAGTGGCGCGGACAAGGTCGACCTGATCGCGCACTCCCTCGGCACCTTCGTCACACAGGGCTACCTCGCCAGTTCCCCCGCGCGGGCCGCCCGGGTCGCGCACTACGTCAACCTGGACGGGCGCACCGCGGCCTCCCCGCCGGGCGGGGTGCCCACCCTCGCCATCTGGGGTGAAGGCGACCCGGCCCGTACCGTCGTCGGCGCGGCGAACGTCCACTTCCCCGACCAGTCCCACACGCAGACCGTGTCGTCGACGGAGTCGTTCGGCGAGATCTTCCGGTTCCTGCGCGGTCGCGAGCCCCACACGACCCGGATCGTGCCCCAGATCCTCGGCACCGCCCGGGTCTCCGGGCGCGCGGTGCTCTTTCCGAGCAACATCGGCGTCACCGGGGCGACAGTCGAGGTCTACCCGGTCAGCTACCTCACCGGCGGCCGGTTGTCGTCCCGGCCGACGCATCGGGTTCCGCTTACCGGCGACGGCTCGTTCGGGCCGTTCCCGGTGCTCGCCACGGCCCGCTACGAGCTCGCGATCGTCCGCTCCGGCGCCCCGACGCACCACTTCTACTTCCAGCCGTTCCTCCGCTCGGACTCGTTCGTGCGCCTGGCCACAAGCGTGCCGGGCGAGGGTCTCGGCGCGCTTGTCGACACCAGCGACAGGCACACGGCGCTCACGATCCAACGCCAGAAGGAGTGGTGGGGCGACCAGGGCGACGCTGGCGACAAGCTCTGGATCAACGGCAGGGACGTCCTCAACCCCGCGAACACGCCGCGTCTCAAGAGGACGATCGCCCTGTTCGCCTTCGACGACGACAGCGACGGGGTGACCGACCTGACCGCCCCGCTGCCGGAGTTCTTCAGTCAGACCTTCATCACCGGCATGGACGTGTTCATCCCGGCGACCCCGGCGAACCTCGGCGTCGTACGAGTCACAGTGGGTCAGCGCGGCGGCGGGTACGACGTAATCAACGTGCCCAACTGGAAGTCGAGCGCCCATCGGGTGACGATCAACGTCGACGACTTCTGA
- a CDS encoding serine hydrolase domain-containing protein, which translates to MPVARRTLLGAGLAAATSALAGCGDKGSSAPGLAGSGDAVTATDAAGNRVGFGSAAAPSGSPSATASPSGGAAQAGQARYAQDVTALLRKQLPATGQTVQHKGFPGAVAVVLVDGKTTVHTAVGEALRYGAGPKLLPPGQRVAMRPDSIFDLASVTKVYTAILLLQQVDKGRVALDAPVRDYLPAFAGTGKERITVGMLLTHTSGLPVGAKVTGLPDNAARWNAVLTTGLVSGAVPGDTFRYSSVGLMVAGRIVEKVTGQRLDQALKSNLTGPLGLRDTGFNPNTWLSGSARASRLVATDARSSRGLLRGTVHDDVANHLGGVAGHAGIFASATDLAVIGQMLLNGGTYQGRRILAAATVRRMLSNQNAGKPAVDPERPNRTAAHGLGVVLDQRWFMGRLAAPRTFGHTGFAGPSLLVDPRRRLVLALLTNRAHPNWSWANPDPVRAAVGDLLAREVN; encoded by the coding sequence ATGCCCGTGGCTCGTCGTACTCTGCTCGGGGCCGGACTGGCCGCCGCAACCTCCGCCCTGGCCGGCTGCGGCGACAAGGGCTCGTCGGCGCCCGGTCTTGCCGGATCCGGCGACGCGGTGACCGCTACCGACGCGGCCGGAAACCGGGTGGGCTTCGGCTCGGCGGCGGCGCCGTCCGGCTCGCCGAGCGCCACCGCCTCCCCCAGCGGCGGTGCCGCGCAGGCTGGTCAGGCCCGGTACGCGCAGGACGTGACGGCGCTGCTCCGCAAGCAGCTGCCCGCCACCGGTCAGACCGTCCAGCACAAGGGATTCCCCGGTGCCGTCGCGGTCGTCCTCGTGGACGGGAAGACGACGGTCCACACCGCTGTCGGGGAGGCGCTGCGCTACGGCGCTGGACCGAAGCTCCTCCCGCCGGGCCAGCGCGTCGCGATGCGTCCCGACTCCATCTTCGATCTCGCCTCGGTCACGAAGGTGTACACGGCGATCCTGCTGCTCCAGCAGGTCGACAAGGGACGTGTCGCCCTGGACGCCCCGGTCCGCGACTACCTGCCCGCCTTCGCCGGGACGGGCAAGGAGCGGATCACCGTCGGGATGCTGCTCACCCACACCAGCGGTCTGCCGGTCGGCGCGAAGGTCACCGGTCTGCCCGACAACGCGGCCCGGTGGAACGCCGTGCTCACCACGGGGTTGGTCTCCGGTGCCGTGCCCGGCGACACGTTCCGCTATTCGAGCGTCGGGCTCATGGTCGCCGGCAGGATCGTCGAGAAGGTCACCGGTCAGCGGCTCGACCAGGCGCTCAAGAGCAACCTCACCGGCCCGCTCGGCCTGCGGGACACCGGCTTCAACCCCAACACCTGGCTGTCGGGCAGTGCGCGGGCCAGCCGGCTGGTCGCCACCGACGCCCGCTCGTCGCGAGGGCTGCTGCGGGGCACCGTCCACGACGACGTCGCCAACCACCTCGGCGGCGTCGCCGGTCACGCGGGCATCTTCGCCAGCGCCACCGACCTCGCGGTCATCGGTCAGATGCTCCTGAACGGGGGCACCTACCAGGGCAGGCGGATCCTCGCCGCGGCGACGGTGCGCCGGATGCTCAGCAACCAGAACGCAGGGAAGCCCGCCGTCGACCCCGAGCGTCCCAACCGGACCGCCGCGCACGGCCTCGGTGTCGTCCTCGACCAGCGCTGGTTCATGGGCCGGCTCGCCGCACCCCGGACCTTCGGCCACACCGGCTTCGCCGGCCCGTCGCTCCTTGTCGACCCCCGCCGGCGGCTCGTGCTGGCCCTGCTCACCAACCGCGCGCACCCCAACTGGAGTTGGGCGAACCCCGATCCGGTCCGAGCCGCAGTGGGCGACCTGCTCGCCAGAGAGGTCAACTGA
- a CDS encoding FAD-dependent oxidoreductase has translation MSRSAVRAFAALNAVRPPDQPSPVLGKAVVLGGSVAGLLTARVLSDYAESVLIIDRDDPQISGARPGVPQGTQLHALLPGGLFQLERLFPGFRKQAIAQGAIEAPPATRRSYLDGRLKVVVPDDADSLAGSRPLLEGLIRQHVLRLPNVKTFTARATGLVIEGEAVTGVRCDVGGVPGVEGGDLVVDAMGRSSRLSDWLERAGWERPATRRMPVHLNYATALFRRPEQDPPAKVVLALHTPATMTDVAGAAFFAIEDGRWMAMMAGYGDDRPGSTAEDFVRRLREQFPPEFGEVTANEMLGDVQTYHHADSRRRDFHALRRCPARLVSVGDAVASFNPVYGQGMTAAALHAVCLSAYLRSDPDLTTPARHFLALQKVVVDAAWSTSTSADLALPHFDGPYPRGYRISSWVSRQIIAATITDVETARRFNDVVSMQEHPLSLATPGVILGAIRANRRAR, from the coding sequence ATGTCCCGCTCCGCCGTCCGGGCCTTCGCCGCGCTGAACGCAGTGCGACCCCCCGACCAGCCCTCCCCGGTCCTGGGTAAGGCAGTGGTGCTTGGCGGCAGCGTCGCCGGTCTGCTGACCGCCCGGGTCCTGTCCGATTACGCGGAGAGCGTGCTCATCATCGACCGGGACGACCCGCAGATCAGCGGCGCGCGGCCCGGCGTGCCACAGGGGACGCAGTTGCACGCGCTGCTGCCCGGCGGCCTGTTCCAGCTCGAGCGACTGTTTCCCGGCTTCCGGAAGCAGGCGATCGCCCAGGGCGCTATCGAGGCGCCCCCGGCCACCCGGCGCAGCTACCTCGACGGCCGCCTCAAGGTGGTCGTCCCCGACGACGCCGACAGCCTGGCGGGCAGCCGACCCCTGTTGGAGGGGCTGATCCGCCAGCACGTGCTGCGCCTGCCCAATGTCAAGACCTTCACCGCCCGCGCCACGGGTCTCGTTATCGAGGGTGAGGCGGTCACCGGTGTCCGCTGCGACGTCGGCGGGGTGCCCGGTGTCGAGGGTGGTGACCTGGTGGTGGACGCCATGGGGCGGTCGAGCCGTCTCTCCGACTGGTTGGAGCGCGCCGGCTGGGAGCGGCCCGCGACGCGGCGGATGCCCGTGCACCTGAACTATGCGACAGCCCTTTTCCGGCGGCCCGAGCAGGACCCACCGGCGAAGGTCGTCCTGGCGCTGCACACCCCGGCGACAATGACTGACGTGGCGGGCGCGGCATTCTTCGCCATCGAGGACGGCCGGTGGATGGCAATGATGGCCGGCTACGGCGACGACCGCCCGGGGAGCACCGCCGAGGACTTCGTCCGTCGGCTGCGGGAGCAGTTCCCGCCGGAGTTCGGCGAGGTCACCGCCAACGAGATGCTCGGCGACGTGCAGACCTACCACCACGCCGACAGCAGGCGTCGGGATTTCCACGCGCTGCGGCGCTGTCCGGCGCGGCTCGTCAGCGTCGGTGACGCCGTCGCCTCGTTCAACCCGGTCTACGGGCAGGGCATGACGGCGGCGGCACTGCATGCGGTCTGCCTGTCGGCGTACCTGCGGTCCGACCCCGACCTGACCACCCCCGCCCGCCACTTCCTCGCCCTACAGAAGGTGGTGGTCGACGCCGCCTGGTCGACGTCGACCTCGGCCGACCTGGCGCTGCCGCACTTCGACGGGCCGTACCCGCGCGGCTACCGCATCTCCAGCTGGGTCAGCCGGCAGATCATCGCGGCGACCATCACGGACGTGGAGACCGCGCGGCGGTTCAACGACGTCGTCTCCATGCAGGAGCACCCGCTCTCGCTCGCCACGCCTGGTGTGATCCTGGGGGCGATACGCGCGAACCGGCGCGCACGCTGA
- a CDS encoding heme-degrading domain-containing protein: MTSDQDVWPTLDELVREEAELELAGLSEIDAYELGMRAVAAASERELPVAVGVWRAGRQLFHCGLPGSTRDNDAWLRRKGRVVMRFERSSLYMARLCRDKDVTLTQKYGLPAARYAAAGGAVPLRVRGTGVVGWMGVSGLPQLDDHRFVVNVLRETPR; this comes from the coding sequence ATGACATCCGACCAGGACGTGTGGCCCACGCTTGACGAGCTGGTGCGCGAGGAGGCGGAGCTGGAGCTGGCCGGCCTGTCGGAGATCGACGCGTACGAGTTGGGCATGCGTGCCGTCGCAGCCGCGAGTGAACGGGAACTCCCTGTCGCGGTCGGTGTGTGGCGTGCCGGGCGTCAGCTGTTCCACTGCGGCCTGCCCGGCTCGACGCGGGACAACGACGCGTGGCTGCGCCGCAAGGGACGCGTGGTGATGCGCTTCGAGCGCTCGTCGCTGTACATGGCCCGCCTCTGCCGGGACAAGGACGTGACGTTGACGCAGAAGTACGGTCTGCCCGCCGCCCGGTACGCGGCAGCCGGCGGCGCGGTGCCGTTGCGGGTGCGGGGCACCGGCGTCGTCGGCTGGATGGGGGTGTCCGGGCTTCCGCAGCTGGACGACCACCGCTTCGTCGTCAACGTCCTCCGCGAGACCCCGCGCTAG
- a CDS encoding SDR family oxidoreductase — MTADTHPKNAQHAIDRAQLETCLSVFAALEELPPDHPDVLRVQRATARLYKVIKQRRREERRDAILAADRAVTEATATGAPGRIDDETQGIPLASPTVGATAGVLHNPRGCYVCKQRYREVDAFYHQLCPSCAALNRQRRDARTDLTGRRALLTGGRAKIGMYIALRLLRDGAHTTVTTRFPHDAVRRFAAMPDSADWLHRLRIVGIDLRDPAQVIALADSVSSQGPLDILINNAAQTVRRSPGAYAQLVAAEAAALPDGPLPELITFAKPGGGPAGSLTAAAESTALTPHALTALALTSGSASPERIAASTAIDAGGLVPDLDSVNSWVQRVHEVDPVELLEVQLCNVTAPFVLVSRLRPAMAAATARRKYIVNVSAMEGQFGRGYKGPGHPHTNMAKAALNMLTRTSAEEMLTDGILMTSVDTGWITDERPHPTKMRLADEGFHAPLDLVDGAARVYDPIVRGEQGEDLYGCFLKDYAPCAW, encoded by the coding sequence ATGACGGCGGACACACACCCGAAGAACGCCCAGCACGCGATCGACCGTGCGCAGCTGGAGACCTGTCTCAGCGTCTTCGCGGCATTGGAGGAGCTGCCTCCGGACCACCCCGACGTGCTGCGGGTGCAGCGGGCCACCGCGCGCCTCTACAAGGTGATCAAGCAGCGTCGGCGCGAGGAGCGGCGTGACGCCATCCTGGCCGCCGACCGGGCGGTGACGGAGGCCACCGCCACCGGCGCCCCCGGTCGGATCGACGACGAGACCCAGGGCATCCCGCTCGCGTCGCCCACCGTCGGCGCCACGGCGGGCGTCCTGCACAACCCGCGCGGCTGCTACGTCTGCAAGCAGCGCTACCGCGAGGTGGACGCCTTCTACCACCAGCTCTGCCCGTCCTGCGCCGCGCTAAACAGGCAGCGTCGGGACGCCCGCACCGACCTGACCGGCCGCCGCGCGCTGCTCACCGGAGGCCGGGCCAAGATCGGCATGTACATCGCGCTGCGGCTGCTGCGCGACGGCGCGCACACGACGGTGACCACGCGGTTCCCGCACGACGCGGTCCGTCGGTTCGCGGCGATGCCGGACAGCGCGGACTGGCTGCACCGCCTGCGCATCGTCGGCATCGACCTGCGCGACCCCGCGCAGGTGATCGCCCTGGCGGACTCGGTCAGCAGCCAGGGTCCCCTCGACATCCTCATCAACAACGCGGCGCAGACCGTGCGTCGCTCCCCCGGGGCGTACGCGCAGCTCGTCGCCGCGGAGGCCGCGGCCCTGCCGGACGGTCCGCTGCCGGAGCTGATCACGTTCGCCAAGCCGGGCGGTGGCCCGGCCGGGAGCCTGACCGCCGCCGCGGAGTCGACAGCGCTCACCCCGCACGCGCTCACCGCGCTGGCGTTGACGAGTGGCTCCGCCTCACCGGAGCGGATCGCCGCGTCCACCGCCATCGACGCGGGCGGCCTGGTGCCGGACCTCGATTCGGTGAACAGCTGGGTGCAGCGGGTGCACGAGGTCGACCCGGTCGAGCTGCTAGAGGTGCAGTTGTGCAACGTGACGGCGCCGTTCGTGCTGGTCAGCAGACTGCGACCGGCGATGGCAGCGGCGACGGCCCGGCGCAAGTACATAGTGAACGTGTCGGCCATGGAGGGCCAGTTCGGGCGCGGCTACAAGGGCCCCGGACACCCGCACACCAACATGGCCAAGGCAGCGCTGAACATGCTGACCCGCACCAGCGCCGAGGAGATGCTTACCGACGGCATCCTGATGACGAGCGTCGACACCGGGTGGATCACCGACGAGCGGCCCCACCCGACGAAGATGCGGCTGGCCGACGAGGGTTTCCACGCCCCGCTGGACCTTGTCGACGGCGCCGCCCGGGTGTACGACCCGATCGTGCGCGGCGAGCAGGGTGAGGACCTGTACGGCTGCTTCCTGAAGGACTACGCGCCCTGCGCCTGGTGA
- a CDS encoding siderophore-interacting protein, giving the protein MTQTLPVAPWRSFAVTVRAVERLSPSFTRVTFTGADLDRFADNGYDQRIKLALPLPGRRGVDLPQGPDWYAAWRALPEHRRNPIRTYTVRAVRPHLAEVDVDLVLHGDSGPATRWARRASVGDEVALVGPDAGYDGDHGGIEFQPPTAGCLLLAGDETAVPAISGICERLPQDTRGIVVLEVPEAGDVLPLAAPHGVEVRWVPRGTGGHGSQLVPAVAAAAEELLTHPCGTTQSISDVDVDTEILWEVPDEVPATPLYAWLAGEAGAIRTLRRHLVAERGLDRRAVAFMGYWRLGRAA; this is encoded by the coding sequence CTGACCCAGACCCTGCCCGTCGCACCGTGGCGTTCGTTCGCCGTCACCGTGCGCGCGGTCGAGCGGCTCAGCCCCTCCTTCACGCGTGTGACGTTCACGGGGGCGGACCTCGACCGTTTCGCCGACAACGGCTACGACCAGCGGATCAAGCTGGCGTTGCCGCTGCCCGGACGGCGCGGGGTGGACCTGCCGCAGGGGCCGGACTGGTACGCCGCGTGGCGGGCCCTGCCCGAGCACCGGCGCAACCCGATTCGCACCTACACGGTGCGCGCGGTCCGTCCGCACCTGGCCGAGGTCGACGTCGACCTGGTGCTGCACGGCGACAGCGGACCGGCGACGCGCTGGGCCCGGCGGGCGAGCGTCGGTGACGAGGTCGCCCTCGTCGGCCCGGACGCCGGCTACGACGGGGACCACGGCGGCATCGAGTTCCAGCCGCCGACGGCGGGCTGCCTGCTGCTTGCCGGCGACGAGACAGCAGTACCGGCCATCAGCGGCATCTGCGAGCGGCTCCCCCAGGACACGCGGGGCATCGTCGTGCTGGAGGTGCCCGAAGCCGGCGACGTGCTGCCGCTGGCGGCACCGCACGGCGTCGAGGTCCGCTGGGTGCCCCGGGGCACGGGCGGGCACGGCAGCCAGCTGGTACCCGCCGTCGCCGCCGCGGCGGAGGAACTGCTCACCCACCCGTGCGGCACGACCCAGTCGATCTCGGACGTGGACGTGGACACCGAGATCCTGTGGGAGGTCCCCGACGAGGTGCCCGCGACGCCGCTGTACGCGTGGCTGGCCGGAGAGGCCGGCGCGATCCGCACCCTGCGGCGGCACCTCGTCGCCGAACGGGGTCTGGACCGGCGGGCTGTGGCGTTCATGGGCTACTGGCGACTCGGCCGCGCTGCCTGA
- a CDS encoding BTAD domain-containing putative transcriptional regulator, whose protein sequence is MQITILGPLAVDGQPIRGERLAAVVRALVDARGRAVSTSLLVDAVWDGSPPDDATGAVQALVSRARRLGLPVVAAPGGYRLPADEVTVDAVEARALVDRARAAMRSGDLRAARDTADQARALFGAVPALDTAEDANLFADVAALRAQTALAGAGPVDEADLRRLAARTPPHEPSAALLVRVLAAQGREAEALEVVERLREELADRYGTDPAPVITQVHLALLRGELTAPEAATTTPRQPGLPAGWRRPMTALVGRERDVEAVRDALTQAALVTVVATGGAGKTRLAAEVARRAVEAGQPVRVVELAGLRSPDEVLPTVLAVLGGADTSTTGGNLGLERRVLSPEERLRAVAPDVDGLVVLDNCEHVLGAAATVVADLLAVTSPEVAVLATSRAPLGLAGETVHRLPVLPDSDALGLIESRARAGGAVPTWDTERALALCHRLDNLPLALELAAARLRHMPIDDVLAGLTDRFALLDDALRGLPERHASLWAMVDWSRELLAPDDQALLQRLAVIPAPFTADLAAVVAQSADVRRGLATLVEQSLLTLVEGESPPRYRMLETVREYGEARLDAAGERDRAMAGLVDWARERAVALGERFIGPGQIEALDGCATEQDNLMAGLRWALGHDDEPAAVDVATALLHLWTVRGLHLEVVGWARGLLHVDDPRRRRHSAIQSGRAAGRPLPHADRLAWMCLVIGLNAGISGELRLAALARRALRRLLAERSSEMSSRMTALATALPGFDGADLEKSLTSATGLVAHPDPYVQGLGLFARAAVRENGGMPQASMVDAEQAYLRFEAVGDHWGMAMSAGAVGQFLIPAGEARSAEWLARSVRHMELVGATQDARSIRVRLDMHLALGGDPEAARRLRETATSGQADQADVAQARLGLAHLAWQQARYDEALAHADEVSRTLAEWVGPPPQPRVMLRVGLAGLHLRIAEARPASAGDVDSRTVALLTLARDDALASRDLPVIGAWALGGAELAAYRGDVGVARELAALATRIGSHVESFFPPGYGERLIATLGDEEQREPLLAAWRERPVAMATARIRDLMGDLLA, encoded by the coding sequence GTGCAGATCACGATCCTCGGCCCGCTCGCTGTCGACGGACAGCCGATCCGGGGTGAACGGCTCGCCGCAGTGGTCCGCGCGCTCGTCGACGCGCGCGGGCGGGCGGTCTCCACCAGCCTGCTCGTCGACGCCGTCTGGGACGGCAGCCCGCCCGACGACGCCACGGGCGCCGTCCAGGCGTTGGTGTCGCGGGCGCGTCGGCTCGGGCTGCCCGTGGTCGCGGCGCCGGGCGGCTACCGACTGCCCGCCGACGAGGTGACCGTCGACGCGGTCGAGGCACGTGCCCTCGTCGACAGGGCGCGCGCCGCGATGCGGTCCGGCGACCTTCGCGCCGCCCGCGACACCGCCGATCAGGCCCGTGCCCTGTTCGGCGCTGTCCCGGCCCTCGACACCGCCGAGGACGCGAACCTGTTCGCGGACGTCGCCGCGCTGCGCGCCCAGACGGCGCTCGCCGGTGCGGGCCCGGTCGACGAGGCCGACCTGCGTCGGCTCGCCGCGCGTACGCCGCCGCACGAGCCGTCGGCAGCCCTGCTCGTGCGGGTGCTCGCCGCCCAGGGCCGCGAGGCCGAGGCGCTGGAGGTGGTCGAGCGGCTCCGCGAGGAACTGGCCGACCGGTACGGCACCGACCCGGCGCCGGTGATCACGCAGGTCCACCTGGCCCTGCTTCGTGGCGAGCTCACCGCACCGGAGGCCGCGACGACGACGCCCCGCCAGCCGGGGTTGCCCGCCGGGTGGCGCCGGCCGATGACCGCCCTCGTCGGCCGGGAGCGGGACGTCGAGGCCGTGCGGGACGCCCTCACCCAGGCGGCCCTGGTGACGGTCGTGGCAACCGGTGGCGCCGGCAAGACCCGGCTCGCCGCCGAGGTGGCGCGGCGCGCGGTCGAGGCCGGGCAGCCGGTCCGGGTGGTCGAACTCGCCGGCCTCCGCTCACCCGACGAGGTGCTGCCCACGGTGCTCGCGGTGCTCGGTGGCGCGGACACCTCGACCACCGGCGGCAACCTGGGTCTCGAACGGCGGGTGCTCAGCCCGGAGGAGCGGCTGCGGGCCGTGGCGCCGGACGTCGACGGGCTTGTCGTTCTGGACAACTGCGAGCACGTCCTCGGCGCGGCGGCCACCGTCGTCGCGGACCTGCTGGCCGTCACCTCGCCGGAGGTCGCCGTGCTCGCGACGAGCCGGGCACCGCTGGGCCTGGCCGGCGAGACGGTGCACCGGCTGCCCGTCCTGCCGGACTCCGACGCGCTCGGGCTGATCGAGTCCCGGGCGCGGGCCGGCGGCGCCGTGCCGACCTGGGACACCGAGCGGGCGCTCGCGCTGTGCCATCGGCTCGACAACCTGCCGCTGGCGCTCGAACTGGCCGCGGCGCGACTGCGCCACATGCCGATCGACGATGTGCTCGCGGGGCTGACCGACCGGTTCGCGCTGCTCGACGACGCCCTGCGGGGCCTGCCGGAGCGCCACGCGAGCCTGTGGGCGATGGTCGACTGGAGCCGCGAACTGCTCGCCCCCGACGACCAGGCGCTGCTCCAGCGGCTAGCTGTCATCCCCGCGCCGTTCACAGCTGACCTCGCCGCCGTCGTCGCCCAGAGCGCCGACGTCCGACGCGGCCTGGCGACGCTCGTCGAACAGTCCCTGCTGACCCTTGTCGAGGGCGAGAGCCCGCCCCGCTACCGGATGCTCGAAACGGTCCGCGAGTACGGCGAAGCCCGCCTCGACGCGGCCGGCGAGCGGGACCGGGCCATGGCCGGCCTTGTCGACTGGGCCCGGGAGCGGGCCGTCGCCCTCGGCGAGCGGTTCATCGGCCCCGGCCAGATCGAGGCGCTCGACGGCTGTGCCACCGAGCAGGACAACCTGATGGCGGGCCTGCGCTGGGCGCTCGGGCACGACGACGAGCCGGCGGCGGTCGACGTCGCCACCGCGTTGCTCCACCTCTGGACGGTGCGCGGCCTGCACCTGGAGGTCGTCGGGTGGGCGCGGGGTCTGCTGCACGTCGACGATCCGCGGCGGCGGCGACACTCGGCGATCCAGTCGGGCCGGGCCGCCGGCCGACCACTGCCCCACGCCGACCGGCTCGCCTGGATGTGCCTCGTGATCGGCCTGAACGCCGGCATCAGTGGCGAACTGCGCCTCGCCGCGCTGGCCCGCCGGGCCCTGCGGCGGCTCCTTGCCGAGCGGTCGTCCGAGATGTCATCCCGGATGACCGCGCTCGCGACGGCGTTGCCCGGCTTCGACGGGGCCGATCTGGAGAAGAGCCTGACGAGCGCGACAGGGCTGGTCGCGCATCCGGACCCGTACGTGCAGGGGCTCGGCCTGTTCGCCCGCGCGGCGGTACGGGAGAACGGCGGTATGCCGCAGGCGTCGATGGTCGACGCCGAGCAGGCGTACCTGCGCTTCGAGGCCGTCGGTGACCACTGGGGCATGGCGATGTCGGCCGGGGCCGTCGGGCAGTTCCTGATCCCGGCCGGTGAGGCCCGCTCGGCCGAATGGCTGGCGCGCAGCGTCCGGCACATGGAACTCGTCGGTGCCACGCAGGACGCGCGGTCGATCCGGGTGCGGCTGGACATGCACCTTGCCCTCGGCGGGGATCCGGAGGCCGCGCGACGGTTGCGCGAGACGGCGACATCGGGCCAGGCCGATCAGGCCGACGTCGCCCAGGCGCGCCTCGGTCTGGCGCATCTCGCCTGGCAGCAGGCCCGATACGACGAGGCGCTCGCGCACGCCGACGAGGTGAGCCGGACACTGGCCGAGTGGGTCGGGCCGCCGCCGCAGCCGCGTGTCATGCTCCGGGTCGGGTTGGCCGGTCTACACCTGCGGATCGCCGAGGCGCGGCCGGCGTCGGCCGGTGACGTCGACTCCCGGACGGTCGCCCTGCTGACGCTCGCCCGCGACGACGCGCTGGCCTCGCGCGATCTGCCGGTGATCGGGGCGTGGGCGCTGGGCGGCGCCGAACTCGCGGCGTACCGGGGTGACGTGGGCGTCGCCCGCGAACTGGCCGCGCTCGCCACGCGGATCGGCAGCCACGTCGAGTCGTTCTTCCCGCCCGGGTACGGCGAACGGCTCATCGCCACCCTCGGGGACGAGGAGCAGCGTGAGCCGTTGCTGGCCGCGTGGCGGGAGCGGCCGGTGGCCATGGCCACCGCCCGGATCCGCGACCTGATGGGCGACCTGCTCGCCTGA